A stretch of Chryseobacterium viscerum DNA encodes these proteins:
- a CDS encoding acetyl-CoA C-acetyltransferase gives METKKVAIVGYNRIPFARMNTAYSEQGNQALLLASLNGLIDRYHLKGKRLGEVAGGAVIKHISESNLIREAVMNTTLDPATPACDLQQACDTGIEAAIYIGNKIALGQIECGIACGVEAMSNIPFESSPRLRKALLKANKEKSAFGKLKQLLSPRLKDWMPIPYKGQEPKTGLVMGEHTEITAKYYKISREEQDQLALKSHQNMAKAYDEGFFDDMMTPAFGLDKDNNLRRDSSFEKLSQLKPAFDKQNGTLTAGNSTPFTDGASAVLLASEEWAKANNLPVLAYISFSELAGIEYVENKQDLLLAPVFAAERMLKKAGMNLSDFDYYEIHEAFAAQVLATIKIWENDELAQKFGLEKALGKIDRSKLNVKGGSLAAAHPFAATGGRIIATLAKLLHEKGSGKGFISICAARGQGVTMILEK, from the coding sequence ATGGAAACAAAAAAAGTGGCTATTGTAGGATACAACAGAATTCCTTTTGCCAGAATGAATACTGCTTATTCAGAGCAGGGAAACCAGGCTCTACTACTCGCCTCTCTGAATGGGCTGATAGATCGTTATCACCTTAAGGGAAAAAGACTCGGAGAAGTTGCCGGCGGTGCAGTGATTAAGCATATTTCAGAAAGTAACCTCATTAGAGAAGCCGTTATGAATACGACTCTTGATCCAGCAACTCCTGCATGTGATCTTCAGCAGGCATGTGACACAGGCATTGAAGCAGCTATTTATATAGGAAATAAAATTGCGTTAGGCCAGATAGAATGTGGTATTGCATGCGGAGTGGAAGCAATGAGCAACATCCCATTCGAATCTTCACCAAGATTAAGAAAAGCCTTGTTAAAGGCCAATAAAGAGAAATCGGCATTTGGAAAATTAAAACAATTGCTAAGCCCAAGACTGAAAGACTGGATGCCTATTCCATACAAAGGACAGGAACCTAAAACAGGTCTGGTAATGGGTGAACATACAGAAATTACAGCAAAATATTACAAGATATCAAGAGAGGAACAGGATCAATTAGCTTTGAAAAGTCATCAGAATATGGCAAAAGCTTATGATGAAGGATTTTTTGATGATATGATGACTCCAGCCTTTGGCTTAGATAAAGATAATAACCTGAGACGTGACAGTAGTTTTGAAAAATTATCCCAGTTAAAACCTGCTTTTGATAAACAGAACGGAACTTTGACAGCAGGAAATTCAACACCATTTACCGATGGAGCTTCAGCAGTCTTGTTGGCCAGTGAAGAATGGGCAAAAGCCAACAACCTTCCCGTTTTAGCATATATCAGTTTTTCAGAACTTGCAGGAATAGAATATGTAGAAAATAAACAGGACTTACTTCTGGCACCAGTTTTTGCCGCAGAGAGAATGCTGAAAAAAGCAGGTATGAATTTATCAGACTTCGATTATTATGAAATTCATGAAGCATTTGCTGCACAGGTTTTAGCCACCATAAAAATCTGGGAAAATGATGAGCTTGCGCAAAAATTCGGATTGGAAAAAGCCCTCGGAAAAATAGACAGAAGCAAACTGAATGTAAAAGGAGGAAGCCTTGCAGCAGCCCATCCATTCGCAGCAACAGGAGGAAGAATTATTGCAACACTGGCCAAATTACTTCATGAAAAAGGCAGCGGAAAAGGGTTTATATCCATTTGTGCTGCGCGTGGACAGGGAGTAACCATGATTTTAGAAAAGTAA
- a CDS encoding PaaI family thioesterase: MDRLAQLQQFIGKEFDQSPSPFMKWLNPIVLSVEEGQLEFQYTIRPEWLNPIGNLHGGVTAAIIDDVIGATMFSLNENSFITTINNVIDYFSTAKENDNIVAETKIIKRGKQFVNAQCEIWNADKTRLIARGTSNLFKINN; the protein is encoded by the coding sequence ATGGATAGATTAGCACAATTACAACAATTCATAGGAAAAGAATTTGACCAGTCACCATCACCTTTTATGAAATGGCTCAATCCTATTGTTCTTTCCGTAGAAGAAGGACAACTGGAATTTCAATATACCATAAGACCGGAATGGCTGAACCCAATCGGAAATCTTCATGGTGGAGTTACTGCAGCCATTATAGATGATGTCATCGGTGCCACTATGTTTTCTTTAAATGAAAATTCTTTCATTACCACTATAAATAATGTCATTGATTATTTTTCAACTGCAAAAGAAAATGATAATATTGTAGCTGAAACTAAAATCATTAAAAGAGGTAAGCAATTCGTAAACGCACAATGCGAGATATGGAATGCAGACAAAACACGATTAATCGCAAGAGGAACCTCTAATTTATTCAAAATCAATAACTAA
- the fabF gene encoding beta-ketoacyl-ACP synthase II: MKRVVITGLGAVTPLGNNVEEFWQNSINGVSGANKITHFDTEKFKVHFACEVKNFDPKVHLTHNEIKRSDLFSQYAMYSTAEALKDSGLELENMDPFDIGVIWGTGQGGMWTFESEVMNFAAGDGTPRFNPFFVPKFIANMASGMISMKYGLQGINYTTVSACATGNTALMDAFNYIRLGKAKVIVSGGSEAAISPASIGGFSIMKAMSTRNDDFATASRPYDAERDGFVMGEGSGTLILEEYEHAKARGAKIYAELVGAAMTADAYHMTAPHPDGVGAIKAMQLALNEAEINVDDIDYINPHATSTPLGDLVELNGINKLFKGSKNLDISATKSMTGHLLGAAGAVEAILSIKAIQNRIIPPTINLHSIDENIPQDINIVFGEAKEKEITYALSNAFGFGGHNATLIFKKFS, translated from the coding sequence ATGAAGAGAGTTGTCATTACAGGTCTTGGCGCAGTGACGCCTTTGGGAAATAATGTCGAAGAATTTTGGCAAAACAGTATCAATGGAGTGAGTGGAGCAAACAAAATCACCCATTTTGACACAGAAAAGTTTAAAGTACATTTTGCTTGTGAGGTTAAAAACTTTGATCCAAAGGTTCATTTGACACACAACGAAATCAAAAGAAGTGATTTATTTTCACAATATGCAATGTACTCCACTGCGGAGGCATTAAAAGATTCCGGGCTTGAACTGGAAAATATGGATCCGTTTGATATAGGTGTTATCTGGGGAACAGGACAAGGTGGAATGTGGACTTTCGAAAGTGAGGTTATGAATTTCGCGGCTGGAGACGGAACGCCAAGATTCAATCCTTTTTTTGTACCGAAATTCATTGCCAATATGGCTTCGGGAATGATTTCCATGAAATATGGTCTTCAGGGAATCAATTACACAACGGTTTCAGCGTGTGCAACAGGAAATACGGCATTGATGGATGCCTTCAACTATATCCGTCTTGGAAAAGCAAAAGTAATTGTGAGCGGCGGTTCTGAAGCGGCTATTTCTCCGGCTTCAATAGGAGGTTTTTCCATTATGAAAGCCATGTCTACAAGAAATGACGACTTTGCAACAGCCAGTCGTCCTTACGATGCAGAAAGAGATGGTTTTGTAATGGGTGAAGGTTCAGGAACTCTAATTCTGGAAGAATATGAGCACGCCAAAGCAAGAGGAGCAAAAATCTACGCAGAATTGGTAGGTGCAGCAATGACAGCAGATGCCTATCATATGACAGCACCTCATCCTGACGGTGTTGGAGCAATCAAAGCAATGCAGCTTGCTCTTAACGAAGCAGAGATCAATGTAGATGATATTGATTATATTAATCCTCACGCAACCTCTACTCCTCTTGGAGATCTTGTTGAGCTGAATGGGATTAATAAATTGTTTAAAGGAAGTAAAAATCTTGACATCAGTGCAACTAAATCCATGACAGGCCACCTGTTGGGAGCTGCCGGAGCTGTTGAAGCAATTCTTTCTATTAAAGCCATTCAAAACAGAATTATTCCGCCAACCATCAATCTTCATTCTATAGATGAGAATATTCCGCAGGATATCAATATTGTTTTTGGAGAAGCAAAAGAAAAAGAGATTACCTATGCTTTAAGTAATGCTTTTGGGTTTGGAGGACATAATGCTACATTAATTTTTAAGAAATTCAGCTAA
- a CDS encoding TlpA family protein disulfide reductase: MKKLLYALLILISNCIYSQNNFEIDLRSDSYINDSLMLGAPMTRNGFGDLYTFKIQTNDNVSDFGKKIKIAHSIYYFKIQKKNIVNGFIEYPQPVAFGYIGKKGEPIYNTKIFFLEKGKYKIDLPQNINNIELNINSPANREYKTLQASLEQFYIKSKTPHQRDSLINMNKKQEFLGEYIRKNPNSYIALWEIVNDYTLEDYHPAYLKNLNLFSAKFKQNKLYKDVEARLKAEQSTSIGQKIPDIYFDKQNKLTSEDFKKYKLTFIDYWSTTCAPCIKGMPEIVNLYYEYKDQNVNFITITDEQKPNRMEVARNILKKNNANWMNFFDTNKDFQKKVNATSYPLHFIIDENGKIIARISNSIEEARTIIKEYLQ, encoded by the coding sequence ATGAAGAAACTTCTCTATGCATTATTAATTCTCATTTCAAATTGTATTTATTCTCAGAATAATTTTGAAATTGATCTCAGGTCAGATTCATACATTAATGACAGCCTCATGTTGGGTGCTCCAATGACGAGAAACGGATTTGGAGATCTTTATACATTCAAAATACAAACGAATGATAATGTTTCTGATTTTGGTAAAAAAATCAAGATAGCTCATTCAATTTATTATTTTAAAATTCAAAAGAAAAATATTGTCAATGGTTTTATAGAATATCCTCAACCCGTAGCATTTGGCTACATAGGAAAGAAAGGTGAGCCCATTTATAATACAAAAATATTTTTCTTAGAAAAAGGAAAATATAAAATTGACTTACCTCAAAACATTAACAATATAGAACTTAATATAAATTCCCCGGCCAATAGAGAATATAAGACTTTACAAGCATCATTGGAACAGTTTTATATAAAATCAAAAACTCCTCATCAGCGTGATAGTTTGATCAACATGAACAAGAAACAGGAATTTTTAGGAGAATATATCAGGAAAAACCCTAATTCGTATATCGCATTATGGGAGATTGTGAATGATTATACCCTTGAGGATTATCATCCTGCTTATTTGAAAAACTTAAATTTATTTTCAGCAAAATTTAAACAAAACAAATTATACAAAGATGTTGAAGCTCGTTTAAAAGCAGAACAATCTACATCCATCGGACAAAAAATACCTGATATTTATTTTGACAAGCAGAATAAATTAACTTCGGAAGACTTTAAGAAATATAAATTAACCTTTATTGACTATTGGTCAACCACTTGTGCTCCCTGCATAAAAGGTATGCCTGAAATTGTGAATCTGTATTATGAATATAAAGATCAAAATGTAAATTTCATCACGATCACAGACGAGCAAAAACCCAATAGAATGGAGGTTGCCAGGAATATTTTAAAGAAAAACAATGCAAATTGGATGAATTTCTTTGATACAAACAAAGACTTCCAAAAGAAAGTGAATGCTACAAGCTACCCTCTTCATTTTATCATCGACGAAAATGGAAAAATAATTGCCCGAATCAGCAATAGTATTGAGGAAGCCAGAACTATTATTAAAGAATATTTACAATAA